Genomic segment of Bos indicus x Bos taurus breed Angus x Brahman F1 hybrid chromosome 27, Bos_hybrid_MaternalHap_v2.0, whole genome shotgun sequence:
GGAACCTACTCCTCAAGCATATGTGCAGCCTTACATTTTCTGATACAGGACTGTTTTCTGATACAGGACTGTTTCGGTGGAGAAAGTTTTTCAGAGGTGAGCCCGAGACAAGTTTCTAAAGCGGCACAATGAACCCAGAGCATAATGAACAGAGCACATACCGAGTGGCATCCTGCAGTGTTCCGGGAACACATCCAGGGCACTCTTCAATCTCTTGGTGTCATGCAAAAGTAGTAGCGTTTTCATGTGATCCAGAATGAACACGTCTGAGGGGGACACACTGTGAGTTTCCAGTTGTTTAAATAGCTTCTTGGTGCTTTCCATAAAGACACCAGAATCGGAATCCTTGGAGACACCTAAACAAAGACAGGGTCCCTGAGAATTGCATTTTTACTCTTGTAAACTGAAGATAAGCTTTCACCTCTTAAAGAAAGCCTCAAACATATATTTCTACTTAAGAGTGTATCCCAAACACTCTTGGGATACAAAACGTTGCCATGAGGGACAATCAGAGCAGAACTCTGAAAAGTAAACAACAAATACCATTATTGAAGTGCAGTGGAAACATGGTGTCTGTTAAGGCACCGACTCGTAAAGTATCTGGGTGTCCCGTGTCCTAGAAGTCACACatagagcacagggaacagaCACCACACCAAGCCCTCTGACAGCATCAGGAATTGTAGACAACAAGCTGCTGGGCGTCTGCGATGCTTCGGAGAAGCCCAGGAGGTGACCGTGGCTCTTCTGTTGCCCACAAGCCACAGCACCCTCCCCATCGCATCGTGCTGAGGCCGTTTCTGCACTAGCCCCAGCTGGCGCTCACAATGTCCAGAGCCTGTGACTCTGTGGCCTTTGCCAGCTCTGAAAAGCTCCTGGCTGCCACCTCTTCCCGTCCCACTGCCCAGTACCATGGGTGAGCCTCTTTCTGACCTATGTGACTGCTACACCTAGAAGCTCCGTTTGGTTATCCTAATAGGTTCAAATTTTCTCGTCAAAGTCTCTTATTTGTATCCTTGTCCACCTTCTCCCTACTTCTTGGACATCTCCATTACAGCTATTTTATATCTGCCGTCTGGTAACAGCGGTGTCTCTACTCCATGGACCCTTTCTACTATGCTGTTCCTCATGGTTTAGGTCGTGCCATCCTGCCTCTTGCTGCACCTGACACACTCCATCGAATGCACGAGAAAATCTCAGGAGCTTGGCTCACAGCATTCTCCTTGCCTCTGCTTGGCAGACAGAGAAGGGGCCATTGACAGAGCTGACAGCAGGGAGTTGCATGTATGGCCGGCAGGGGTCCAGCTGCACCTGAGCGTGTGGCCAGCATGCTGCACGGGAGGGTCAGTTTAGCCCTGCCTGCTTGGTCCCCAAGACACCACATGCtgccctcctcccatcccacagTTCAGGGCTGGGCCACGGCTTTAAAGGGGACCAGTGTGGCTCTGCTTCTgatctttgaccttcctttgtcaCAGAGCTGCCAACTCCTGGCCCTCCACCTTCCTTCCCAGACCCGGGCAGCCCCAGGGCTCTGCTAGTCAGCCTGCTCCCCAGGGCTGCGCTGCCCCTTCCCCTGGACCCTCACTTGAGCCTGTCTGGACGGGCAAACACCTGAAGGGCAGAGGACAAACACCCAAGGGGTGGAGGGCAAGCacctggagggaggagggcagcaGGCGTCTGGCTCCCCTGGTCTGTGCTGCGCCTCCTCTGGAACCTACCCTTGGCCTCCTCAGCAGCTCCTGAAACCCCAAGTTCACCTTACACATCAGGCTCCTTGGCAGGAGGGTCGTCTGCCAGAAGCTACTCTCTCAGGCAGAGATCATCTACTGAAATCTCTCTGAATCCTATTTCTGTTCTGCAGTGTATCCGCCATGTCCTCCTATTAGTGTTATGTGGATATTTGCTAAGGATGTTTTCAACTTATTATCAATATAAAGTGCGGGTAAACAAGCAAAGAGAGAAAGGGTTAATCTTCTTGGTTAAAATGGATCCACTAAGCACAGTTTTTTTGCATCATTGTTTAAGTCCATTCCTTACCCCTCCAGTTATTATACAGTCAGCATTTCTCATCTCGTTTGTGCTACAGTCTGGACGCACTAAACCACCGCATTGCCAGAATCTACCAGGGACGGATCAGAACCAGGGGAGGTGGAAGGTAACTCAGCACTCTGCTCTTGGCTCCTGATCCTCAGGGCTGCTGTCAGACTCTACACAAAGGTAAGGAATCATCACCCATCAGAACAAACTCCAGAATAAATTTCATCTCCTATATCAGTACAAATAGTGCTCAAGTATCCTGAACATCAGAAAATCTCAAATCACTGAGTCACACATTGGGGAGCAAATCAATGTGTATACTTCCTTCACGACTCTACCAGCTGATGAAAACGAGCAAGAGTTCATCAGTCCAACCTGGATTTATATTCTCTGTAGACATACAGCTGAGAATACCAACATATTCAGAGAAACGAGGATGAGGAGACCCTTATCTGGACCCACACCGCTAATGGGCTGGCTGTTAACCCTGGTAAGCCTCAAGCAGGGGTCAGCCCAGATCTTTGCTGGGatgaatttaaatatttgcatttttgccTCAAAACTAATAACTTATTTtgaatactgaatattttaatgcattttgtattttaaacttttaaacattttacatttgCTCATTTTTCCAAGTGAGTGGATGCCATTATTCAACATaacaacaggaaaaaacataccatcataaaaataaatttctagtgTTGACTTCAGAAAGTTCAGGATACCATCTGCCTTTTCATTGGTACTTTTCACCTCTTCCTCCTCAGCGTCCGGGACTCCTCCCTCCTCAAGGGGCAGGACCCGCTCCTCCACAGCGCCCGCAGCCCCGCCCCCCGTGGCAGCCCCAGCGCTCTCTCCATCAGTCGCTCGCACATCCTCCTGCTCACTGCTGGTCTCCTCAGGCTGGTACATGAAGTGCACGCCAGAGGCTCCTGTTAGTGAGCCAGCTGCTTTCTTCCTTTgcatttgctgtttctttttgagtttcctttttttatttttacttattgtgGGGCCATCTGTGTGCCGTAGTTGCAATTTTTCCTGCAGAAGACTCTGCTGTTTCTCTGATTCTGCTGGTTCCACATGGATGTTattgggatttttaaattttttctttgatttatgcTTTCTAATTCTTCTTCTCTTTGGCAGATCGTGAAGATCctgatctataaaaataaaaattcaaattcaacaATTTTCTGTAAAGTGGAATCATAACAAACTCACCAGGCTAAATACATTTTCCATTAGGATTTTGTAAATTTAGTAGAAAAGGAACGTAAGACATTTACTTCAgtgattattaattttattcaaaCCAAGTACACTATCAAGGATCCTGGGATTTAtcataaagtaaattaaaaacctACTTGTTCTTCcaaaaaaggtgtgtgtgtgtctgtatttattcattattGCAGTCATGACATATGGCGTGATTTTAAGGATGTAAGAGTTGTTGCAATTTTATCCAGAGTAAAATTTCACTCCtagttttggggaaaaaaccATGAATTCTTATGGTTTTTAAGTGTGCTTTAGCACCTTCTACAGAGTTACTTGTATGTGGGGATGAGAAGCAAAGTGATGACTGAACCGTCCCAGTCAGCAATGGGTCACACCTGAATGAAGGGGAGATCTGGGCTCTCAGAGGAGTCGAAGGTCTGGAGTAGACATGAGGCAGCAAGGCCTGTGGGAGGACGTGGGCCTGAGAGGAATCACCCCCTGCCAGTGCTGCCCTGGCCATCCCATCTTGGCACCCTGGTGGCAGTGCGTGCCCAGTGCACACTCAGCACACACCCACTCTGCTCCAGCAGACCGAGGACAGCGGTGCTGCCACCCACACTCAGAGGCTCTTACAGGTGATCCCCGGGCCCACCACAGGTCGTGGTGAGACTTCTGAAACACTGTGGCACCCTGTGGAACGAAAAGCCCCCTCCCTGAAAGTCCCGCTCTGGAGCCTTGATCTGCCACTGACGTCAGAAGGAAGGTGCCGTGGGGTCGATGAGGGGCTCGAGACTCAGAGCCCACAGGGCACCCCTGCAGTCCCCAAGGCTGTGGCTGCCCTTGTTCTGGGCTCCGCATCCATCCATCTAGGCACCCACATGCCTCCCTGCCGCTCCCTGTGACGTGGAGGCCCCGCCCTGCAGCCAGGAGTGGTCGCCACATTAGGCACTGCTGCTAAAGACAGGCAGAGAGTCCTCCCTGGCCCTGGTCCTTGATTTTCTCTTGATGTATGTGAGAGCTTAAGACCTGTTGCTGCCTGGAACTTTGCGCAAAGCCCAAATCACTGCTCATAAAGTCATGACATAACAGTCATGTAGTCCCACACAAGctgtattttctctctcctcaaTTACAGTggatgactaagcacagcactttcCTATTTCATTTGAAAGGTGATACTAACTGACATTAGGGACCTGCTCAGTGTAACAGACAGGCCATAGCTGATTCATGAGCACCTCCGAATAGCTGGCCCTTAAGTTGGTCttgtaaaatattaatgtttgaaAAATGACAGCAGCttatgaaaattttttaattttccaggttcagttaaaaaaaggaaacatcagATTTCTCTTCATTAGGGTCTATTCTTGACTTTATTGATTTGGAAAAAAGTCACCTATAGGATGCTCCATCATGTCACGGTAAAGCCGCCTGGGGACCAGTGTGCAGTCATTTGGGGGCATCCTTTCTGTCTACCAAGAGTGGTATCCAGGGACCTGCTCTCATTTCTTCCCAGTATCTGCATTCTCCAGGCCCGTCTAGCCGAGCCAGTCACCGACATTATCCTCCAGTCATTGCTCTCCCCAAGCAGTGAGAGCGCAGCATGAATGCAGCCCTGCGAAGATGGTGAGCCATCAGCCTGCTACTCTGACTATAAAACAGGGATCCaaggaggaggatgtggcaaaAAAGGCTGTAAAATGTAAGCATACCATACTTTTTTATATAACTGTGGGTGTGCACTTCTTAAGAGGAAAACTTAATACGATACTGAGACAGTGAAGGTCCAGATGCTGGGGGTTAACTGTGGTTTCTGGGTGCTGTGATTGTAGGTTGTTTCCTTCACTGTACTTTTCTGATTTCCAAATGTAAGACATTGAGCAGATACAGCTTTCATAATAAGGAAAATTGACTATTTTAAACTTAGTGAAATTATAACAACTGAAAACATATGGGATGCCACTAAATTCTACTTAAAGGCAAATTTATGATCTTAAATATGTCAGCAAAGAAAAAAGGCTAAAAATCAATGATATAAGCAAGAAGCTGGAAAAACACAACTTAAACCTGatgaaaatagaagaaacaacAATAAGAGGtgcagaaaagagaggaagaggaaaggaaaatccAACAGAGAGGCAGCAGCCAGCACTGACACTGTGAAGAAAGACAGACAAACAGTGCAAGACAGGACGGACGGGCAGAGGAGACGTAAACAGAGTCTCGGTGAAGGCGTGTGTTAACACCCTGCCGGTGGACTCTAAAGGACCAGGAGGATGACCCTGTGAACAGCTCTATGCAGATACATCAGCGAGCAATCCCGCAGCCAGCTACAGGCCTAGGTGGAATCACCTAACTTCTGGGAAACatttaacaaagaaacaaacGCCAAACACACAAAACATTTCCAGAGAATAGCGACAGTGACAGTGACAGCGCTTTGTGAGGACAACACAGTGTTCATTTCAAAACCGGAGGAGGACTCCGCAGGAAGGGAAGCCTGCAGGCCAGCCCTCCCATAAACATCAACACTAGAGAAACACTACTCCTATACAAAGTATCAACTGTTTGACTGCAGCAGCATGAAGTACTCAATCAGTATTAACATCACTACATCATGGAAACTGGTTGCAAACTAGAAATGGAGGGGAAATGCAAAATGTGACAGAGGGTGAGAAAAGCCCTCCCCCTGCCAGTCTGAAGAACGCCCGGGCAGGGCAAGAGGGGAGCAGAAGTGTCAGAGGTCGGAGGAGTTGCTCCTGGGATGCCAGCCTGACAGCACCTCTGTGAGCCCAGAAGGCCCCAGCCCCTACAGACCGGCTCCGGGGGAGCATGCAGACACAGAGGCGGGAGGCAAGCTCACCTGCCCAGCAACCAGGGTGGCAAGACCACACCCAGAACACTAAGTGTGGGGCCCCCACCGGGACAAGAACTGCAGC
This window contains:
- the ERICH1 gene encoding glutamate-rich protein 1, which codes for MAALRRHVFVGKVLKKLYPEVSHSQEKKAPVTPASRNPPEKGAPEREKGQSVPPETGGDTRVQPTRRLYTVGLPPEGWVPTLPEPLSCSSSESSSSSEDTGDQDLHDLPKRRRIRKHKSKKKFKNPNNIHVEPAESEKQQSLLQEKLQLRHTDGPTISKNKKRKLKKKQQMQRKKAAGSLTGASGVHFMYQPEETSSEQEDVRATDGESAGAATGGGAAGAVEERVLPLEEGGVPDAEEEEVKSTNEKADGILNFLKSTLEIYFYDGVSKDSDSGVFMESTKKLFKQLETHSVSPSDVFILDHMKTLLLLHDTKRLKSALDVFPEHCRMPLEYARVISVFFNYWITHILPEKNDE